The window TTTAGCAATATATGACTTCAGCTTGAAGTATCGTCCTGGCAGCACGAATGTAGATGCCGACGCCTTATCTCGCTTGCCTGGCCAACCTCCAGGATCTGAAGAAGACGTTGGATTGAAGTTCCTGCCCCAGAGGTTAAGGCTATGTGTCCATTTTCAGACTGCCAAGACTGGTCCAGCAACAAGGCTGTGTTCATTTTCTGGGAGCTCCAGAGGAAGCCCTTCCCCCCATGTTTTGTCATTTGACCAGGGTCAAGACTGATTCCCTGCCGCAGCTGACAAGGGATCAGATTGAGAAGGCACAACAAGAGGACCCTTCTGTAGGGGTGGTGTGTTGGTCAGTGAAACGGGGGTGGAGGCCAGAACGAAATGCTGTCAAGACAGAAGAATCAATGCTGCTTGCTCGTCAGATAGAGTCCTTAGTTGTGAGAAAATGACTGCTATATCTGAAGTCTCCACGTAAACAAGGAAAAGTTCCTCAACAGCTGGTGTTACCCACTCAATTCAGAGAACTGGCCTTAAGGGCTTTGCATGACGATCATGGGCACTTGGGGCCTAGAAAAGACAACTAGTCTCATTACTGAATCGATTCTACTGGCCGAAAATGGAGGCTGACATCGAGAGTATTGTGAGCGGTGCATAATGAGGAAGACTCTGCCCACTCGATCATCTCCCTTGTCAATCTTACCAGTGATGGCCCACTCGAGTTGGTGTGTAGCGACTTCCTGTCCATTGAACCGGATGAAGGAAACGTGAGCAACGTACTAGTGGTTACTGATCATTTCACCCGATATGCTCAAGCATACCCCACTAAAGACCAAAGAACTACCACGGTAGCAAAGACTCTGTGGGAGAAATTCTTTGTGCATTACGGGCTGCCAGCACGCATCCACTCTGATCAAGGAAGAGACTTTGGGAGTCGGCTGATTCGAGAGTTATGTGAAATATGTGGCATCTATAAGTCCAGAACCACTCCTCATCCTCAGGGGGACCCACAGCCTGAAAGGTTTAAATCGCACCCTACTCATATGCTGGTACTCTGGACCAGCGAAAGAAAGGGCAGTGGAGCCGGCATATAAGTCAGCTGGTCCACACCTACAACTGCACCAAGAATGAGTCCACAGGATCCTCTCCTTATTTCCTCATGTTTGGCAGAGAGGCCCGACTTCCTGTAGATGTCTGCTTTGGGGTGTCTACTGATCACACATCAGGAAGGACATACCTTAGGTATGTGTCACAACTGAGAGAAGAGTTGAAGAGCTCTTACCAGCTGGCTGAACAGGCCTCAAACCGCTCAGGCCAAAGGAACAAAGCTCGGTACGATAGAAGAGTTCGAGAACACATTTTGCAGCCTGGAGACAGAGTCCTCATTCAACAATTGGGTCTGCATGGGAAACACAAATTAGCTGATCGATGGCGCTCAGAAACCCTTCATTGTAGTGGAGAAATTGTCCGCCATGCCTCTTATCGAGTGAAAACCAGAGCGAAATAAAGGGACTGTCCAAGACTTACCACCGCCAACACCTGTTACCTATTGGAGAAATGTCTGTTCCACAAGTCCTGTGACTGAGGAAGTACGGGGTAAAGCAAAGCCCCCCAAGGAGGAGTAATCGGCTGTGTCAGCCAGTCAGCCCAGTGATAAACCCTGAGGACAGTGAAAGTGAGTCTACTGATGACTGGGGACAGGATTACAGCTGGGTCGGTGGTCCTTCTACTGTTGTGGAAGGTGCTGAAGATTTGTCACCAGGATGGGGATGAACCAATGGAATACTCCCCTGACTGTTCCATCTTACATTGGGGGAGTAGCATTAGACCCACAGCACGAAGCCCAAGAGCCAGGGGTGGAGGAAGGGACCCCCACAGTACGAAGCCCAAGAGCCAGGGGGTGGAGGAAGGGACCCCCACAGCACAAAGGCCAAGAGCCAGGGGTGGAGGAAGGGACCCCCGCAGTACGAAGCCAAAGAGCCAGGGGTGGAGGAAGGGGACCCCCACAGTACGAAGCCCAAGAGCCAGGGGGTGGAGGAAGGGACCCCCACAGTACGAAGCCAAAGAGCCAGGGGTGGAGGAAGGGACCCCCACAGTATGAAGCCAAAGAGCCAGGGgtgtaggaagggacccccacagTATGAAGCCCAAGAGCCAGGGGTGGGAGGAAGGGACCCCCACAGTACGAAGCCCAAGAGCCAGGGGTGGAGGAAGGGACCCCCACAGTACGAAGCCAAAGAGCCAGGGGGTGGAGGAAGGGAACCCCACAGTACACACCTCCCCCAAGAGAGGATATCAGACCACCCCATGATGCTAACTTATGATGATATGGGTCATGCTATCGAGGTACCTAGAATTACCTCATTACACTCAAATAGCATAGGGTCCAACTGCAACCATGTGTGGCGTGGCAGTGATTGGGGTGCCGGGGTGTAGAGTTGGTCAggatgctttaaagggaacctgtcacccccgccgtgccggggtgacaggttcctgaCCCcgccgttagagacccctatacttacctcatcgcgccgggtcccgcttctgagatggtcgggtcccggagatctcagccgccgcagcccggcgcgcgcgctgagagatgagtccaacactcatagagaatgacgggagagtccagcgctccgtcattctctatgggtgttggactcatctctcagcgcgcgcgccgggctgcggcggctgagatctccgggacccgaccatcttcagaagcgggacccggcgcgatgaggtaagtatagggggtctctaacggggggtcgggaacctgtcaccccagcacggggggtgacaggttccctttaactctatTTCACTTTTAAGGTGGTGAGGCCAACATTTAGTGCTTCTGCAATTACGCTGGCTCCCCAGGGGGAGATGTAACCCCCGGAGAGGATTTAGGGAGAACAGCAAGGTGCAGCTTATGAGAGAGACcccaaactacatctcccatctctccctgggacagtgagctgaggaaagcaggaagtgatgctgcactgggaggaagaggaggagccagagAGAGACAGTGCATGGTTTGGCAGCatggtctgaggagaggagaccacctcctgtgctgtgtctgaggagaggagaccacctcctgtgctgtgtcagaggagagggagaccacctcctgtgctgtgtctgaggagaggagaccacctttctgtgctgtgtctgaggagaggagaccacctcctgtgctgtgtctgaggagaggaagaccacctcctgtgctgtgtctgaggagaggagaccacctcctgtgctgtgtctgaggagaggagaatcACCTCCGgtgctgtgtcagaggagaggagacctcctcctgtgctgtgtctgagggagaggagaccccctcctgtgctgtgtctgaggagaggagacctccttctgtgctgtgtctgaggagaggagaccacctcctgtgctgtgtcagagGTAATAGAGACCTGACAGCTGAGAGAGGAAGGACTGAGCCCAGACAGGACCCCCGAGCTCCTGTGTGTCCAGTGAAGGaggatcctgcccccccccccctgtgtcagaTCCTTCCTAAATGCTGGCGGCTCCATGTTGGGGGTCCTGCACTGAGCCTGGGGTGTAGATCAGCAGCAGTGTGAGTAACCCTTTGTATCCTGGCTGGTGAAGCTGTGGCTGGTCAGTGACTATAATCACAGCTTAGACCTTGTGGAATATGTTCTGTGCACAAGAGCTGTGACCTGGTGGATTGTTCCAGCTGCAACTCTAAATTCTAAAGCGCGCCAACACCTGCGGCACTGGGCCCCAACGTATAGACATTTATCTTACTATATGGCTGCAGCCTGACTTATTACATATAATCAGTGTGGATGTATGTGCCGGCTTggtgtgcagtgactgtgtgtgatgagagtcacctcctagagtctaAATTGTTAGAGTGCTCACACTAGTCACCCCTTATACCAAACAACCCCCTTCCTGCTGCTGAAGTGTTTCCACTTTCAGGGGGGAGAGTTCTGTGTTGCCACATTTATGGTTTAGGTCATATCCATTCCCTTTTTCTTCATACCCCATTGTCACGCCAGTAATGATTTTTACCAAGCATTAAATTGGTTCCTGTTTCCATgttacttctctctgtgagtataTCACTTATAGTGTATTGAGTGTGTACCGAGCTAGGTGGGGGTTTCCTGAGTCAGCCCCTGGCAGAAGAATGACAACCTCCTGCATACCAAGCAAGCTTTTGTCAAGACTCAGGTGGAGGCACTGCGCTGAGTGAGAAGGTGAAACAAACCAAAACCCCCTCCCTACACTGGAAGCTCCATTAGGAGGTGTTACAGTTAGATGACCCAACATGATGGGACGGATGAAGATGATGAGACCTGACAGCAGAACATGGAAGGATGTGACCGACATGGATGGAGAAGCTGGCAGGACATGACTGTTATATGACCAGACATGATGGGACGGATGAAGATGATAAGACCTGACAGGATGTGACCAACACGGATAGAAGCGGGCAGGAAAAGAATGTTAGAATTTGGGCATATCTGACGAGACGTGATGGGACGTGTTACACATGTAGAGATCACAGGACAGATATCCTCCATGACTCACTTCTTGATCAGCTCCTTGGCGTGCTGTAAAGAGAAGACACATGAGTTAGATAGTCCTGGGCTATGACTGGAGTGGTGACTTCTGGCCCGTCCACCACTCACCTGTAGGAACTGGGCCATCTGGGGTTCATCCATAGACTGTATAGAGGTCTCCACTAGCTTGGAGGTGACTTCCAGGTGGTCTCCATGTTGGCGGATCAGACCTCGGACATACTGCAGCTTCTCCTCCTGCTCACGAGTGATCATCTGGAGCAGCTCCTTCTTCCTCTCCTCTAAGATGTTATACAAGGAGTCAAAGCGCTGGCTGAGGTGCTGCTTCTGCCGACGGCTGTTGTCCTGTCCCCGAGAGGAAGAGGTGGTATTGCATctaccatatatactgtacacacatgtaGCCACTTACCTCTATACTCTTACAGATCTCCTCCATCTGGGTGATGATCGCCTGGATCCGATCGTTCCCAGCCACCAGCATGGCGATCCCGTCACTGAGGTCGCTCTGTGGAAACACTCCTGTCACTAGGGGGCATATTGTAAGATGGTAACAcaggtcgcccccccccccccccccccaacaaaaggACCGGACCCTGCGGGGACACGTCGGGGGTCTTGCCATGGCTCGACATTCACCTTTACCACATTTAAAGGGAGTGTTTTCTCAGCTTAGTTTCAGGGAAGGAGAACTGCaaaatctcaggattattttataatagatgggaaaaatggaaaattattttaaaaaagtcaccaaaaacatctgtttaacataaaaacattatttatacaataagtcccTTTAAGGGTGTAAGAGATCAAATGGAGtccggaggagggggtggggccaccgttactgacaggacagagggggtggggccaccaTTACTGACAGGACTATGgccggaggagggggtgggggccacCATTACTGACAGGACTATggccagaggagggggtggggccaccaTTACTGACAGGACTATGGCCGGAGGGAGAGGGTGGGGCCACCATTACTGACAGGACTATggccagaggagggggtggggccaccaTTACTGACAGGACTATGGCCGGAGGAGAGGGTGGGGCCACCATTACTGACAGGACAATGgccggaggagggggtggggccaccaTTACTGACAGGACTATGggcggaggagggggtggggccaccaCTACCGACAGGACTATGggcggaggagggggtgggggccacCATTACTGACAGGACTATGgccggaggagggggtgggggtctcTCTGGTACCTTCTGTCTCTTGTAGATGCTGGAGAGTGGGGCCACTTCACAGTCCTTGTGGGCTCCAAACACTTTGCACATGGAGCAGGTGGGGGTCTCGCACGTCAGGCAGTAGATGTTGATCTTCTCGTCCTCGTGCTCCTCACACATAAGGTGCTGCTCTGTTTTGGTGTTAAGAGGCCTGAAAGACAATGACGGAGATAAGGATCTTAGCTTCACTATAAAAGCCAAGGACCACCTGGAACCCCAGGGGCCCCGGACAAATGGACGTCCACCATGGAGAGTTACACTCATCATACATCAGCAGTGGGGGGTAGTAGGACTCTCTAACTacttaattaaaggagaagtccagggaaatAAAATATTCGGTATGgtcagggggaacataataacaaaCCTAACGAAGTCCCCGTGCCCGCTCAAGGCCGCACCACCCGGCTCCCAGACCCCGCCCGGattctccatctctccccccaCTACGTCATGACTCAGATTATGAACGCCCTGTTCTGCCAATCAGTATcgtagtgggacaccactgcagtcattgactgagcGGACTATCTTCCAAACTTTCCCGACAGGTCATGACGTACAAAGAAACAGAGTGAATGtggaggatagcccccagtatagaggatgtggaggatagcccccagtatagagcatgtggtggatagcccccagtatagaggatgtggtggatagcccccagtatagaggatgtggtggatagcccccagtatagaggatgtggtggatagctcccagtaaagagaatgtggtggatagctcccagtatagagcatgtggtggatagctcccagtatagaggatgtggtggatagctcccagtatagaggatgtggtggataactcccagtatagaggatgtggtggatagctcccagtatagaggatgtggtggatagcccccagtatagagaatgtggtggatagctcccagtatagagcatgtggtggatagcccccggTATAGAggtgtggtggatagcccccagtatagaggatgtggtggataactcccagtatagagcatgtggaggatagcccccagtatagaggatgtggtggatagctcccagtatagaggatgtggtggatagctc of the Dendropsophus ebraccatus isolate aDenEbr1 unplaced genomic scaffold, aDenEbr1.pat pat_scaffold_1774_ctg1, whole genome shotgun sequence genome contains:
- the LOC138775571 gene encoding tripartite motif-containing protein 54-like, which produces MCEEHEDEKINIYCLTCETPTCSMCKVFGAHKDCEVAPLSSIYKRQKSDLSDGIAMLVAGNDRIQAIITQMEEICKSIEDNSRRQKQHLSQRFDSLYNILEERKKELLQMITREQEEKLQYVRGLIRQHGDHLEVTSKLVETSIQSMDEPQMAQFLQHAKELIKK